A region of Rhizorhabdus wittichii RW1 DNA encodes the following proteins:
- a CDS encoding protein of unknown function DUF442 (PFAM: protein of unknown function DUF442), protein MFRKIDDSISVSPQISVEDVRAAADQGFTMIINNRPEQEEPGQPAGDDIREAARAAGLAYVAIPIGHGGFSANQVDAMRDALANAGGPVLAFCRSGTRSTFVWALAKGADGEDPELLARKAAGAGYDISPIKPLLGAR, encoded by the coding sequence ATGTTCCGCAAGATCGACGACAGCATCTCGGTGTCCCCGCAGATCAGCGTGGAGGATGTCCGGGCCGCGGCGGACCAGGGCTTCACCATGATCATCAACAACCGCCCCGAGCAGGAGGAGCCCGGCCAGCCGGCCGGCGACGACATCCGCGAGGCGGCGCGCGCGGCGGGGCTCGCCTATGTCGCGATCCCGATCGGCCATGGCGGCTTCTCCGCCAACCAGGTCGACGCGATGCGCGACGCCCTCGCCAATGCCGGCGGCCCGGTGCTCGCCTTCTGCCGCTCGGGCACCCGCTCGACCTTCGTCTGGGCGCTGGCGAAGGGTGCCGACGGCGAGGACCCCGAACTGCTCGCCCGCAAGGCGGCGGGCGCGGGGTACGACATCTCGCCGATCAAGCCGCTGCTAGGGGCTCGGTAG
- a CDS encoding Endonuclease/exonuclease/phosphatase (PFAM: Endonuclease/exonuclease/phosphatase), with the protein MITVASYNIRKGLGTDRRRRPDRILDVLHEIHADIVALQEADRRFGARQSALPAELISQGEYKAVPFDIRPGGIGWHGNAILVRHSVEIGDYEPIRLPTLEPRGAVMAELRVGGNDLRVVGMHLDLSGLWRRRQVRAIIDHIRRRRHRMPTVLMGDLNEWSLHGGCIREFAPELQIAPTGRSYHSRRPVGCLDRIILTPDLHLVACGVHVSERARLASDHLPIWARVNWG; encoded by the coding sequence ATGATCACCGTCGCCAGCTACAATATCCGCAAGGGCCTCGGCACCGATCGCCGCCGCCGGCCCGATCGCATCCTCGACGTGCTGCACGAGATCCATGCCGACATCGTCGCGCTGCAGGAGGCGGACCGCCGCTTCGGCGCGCGGCAGAGCGCCTTGCCCGCCGAGCTGATCAGCCAGGGCGAATATAAGGCGGTGCCGTTCGACATCCGGCCGGGCGGGATCGGCTGGCACGGCAACGCGATCCTCGTCCGCCATTCGGTCGAGATCGGCGACTACGAGCCGATCCGCCTGCCGACGCTCGAGCCGCGCGGCGCGGTGATGGCGGAGCTGAGGGTCGGCGGCAACGACCTCCGGGTCGTCGGCATGCACCTCGACCTGTCGGGGCTATGGCGGCGGCGGCAGGTCCGCGCGATCATCGATCATATCCGCCGTCGGCGCCACCGGATGCCGACGGTGCTGATGGGCGACCTCAACGAATGGTCGCTGCACGGCGGCTGCATCCGCGAATTCGCCCCCGAGCTGCAGATCGCGCCGACCGGCCGCAGCTATCACAGCCGCCGCCCGGTCGGCTGCCTCGACCGGATCATCCTGACCCCCGACCTGCACCTCGTCGCCTGCGGCGTCCATGTCAGCGAACGCGCGCGGCTGGCGTCGGACCACCTGCCGATCTGGGCGCGGGTGAATTGGGGGTGA
- a CDS encoding ammonium transporter (TIGRFAM: ammonium transporter~PFAM: Rh family protein/ammonium transporter) has product MTLHTKLATGFGALAVTALAAMPAWAQEAAAAAAPTPDKGDTAWMMVSTVLVLAMILPGLALFYGGLVRTKNMLSVMTQIGAAAALAMIVWVIWGYTMAFGPDASDGLKPYISSFGKLFLAGITPASTAATFTDGVVIPEYVFVCFQMTFAAITVALVLGSVVERIKFAAVMIFALVWLTIVYFPIAHMVWAAGGLFFEMGALDFAGGTVVHINAGVSALVACIILGKRIGYMKDIMAPHSMTLTFVGTGLLWVGWFGFNAGSALEANGSAALAMINTFVATASAGLAWLVVEKLFGHKPSALGFCSGIIAGLVAVTPAAGNSGPFGAIVLGAVASLVCYLAVAKIKPALGYDDSLDAFGIHGIGGMVGAIGTAIVYAPSLGGPGGADYAIGSQLVTQVLAVLATIVWAAIGTTIAIYVAKALTGLRVSREAEIEGLDLSEHGERAYNY; this is encoded by the coding sequence ATGACGCTTCACACCAAGCTGGCGACGGGCTTCGGCGCGCTTGCCGTCACCGCCCTGGCGGCCATGCCCGCCTGGGCGCAGGAGGCCGCCGCGGCCGCGGCGCCCACCCCGGACAAGGGCGACACCGCCTGGATGATGGTCTCGACCGTCCTCGTCCTGGCGATGATCCTGCCCGGCCTCGCCCTCTTCTACGGCGGCCTCGTCCGCACGAAGAACATGCTGTCGGTGATGACCCAGATCGGCGCCGCCGCCGCGCTGGCGATGATCGTCTGGGTGATCTGGGGCTACACCATGGCCTTCGGCCCCGACGCGTCGGACGGCCTGAAGCCCTATATCTCCAGCTTCGGGAAGCTGTTCCTCGCGGGCATCACCCCCGCCTCGACCGCCGCCACCTTCACCGACGGCGTCGTCATCCCCGAATATGTGTTCGTCTGCTTCCAGATGACCTTCGCCGCGATCACGGTCGCGCTGGTGCTGGGATCGGTGGTCGAGCGCATCAAGTTTGCGGCGGTGATGATCTTCGCGCTGGTCTGGCTCACCATCGTCTATTTCCCGATCGCCCACATGGTCTGGGCGGCCGGCGGCCTGTTCTTCGAAATGGGCGCGCTCGATTTCGCGGGCGGCACGGTGGTCCACATCAATGCCGGCGTCTCGGCGCTGGTCGCCTGCATCATCCTCGGCAAGCGCATCGGCTACATGAAGGACATCATGGCGCCGCACTCGATGACGCTGACCTTCGTCGGCACCGGCCTGCTGTGGGTGGGCTGGTTCGGCTTCAACGCCGGCTCGGCGCTCGAAGCCAACGGCTCGGCGGCGCTCGCGATGATCAACACCTTCGTCGCCACCGCCTCGGCGGGCCTCGCCTGGCTGGTCGTCGAGAAGCTGTTCGGCCACAAGCCGTCGGCCCTCGGCTTCTGCTCGGGCATCATCGCCGGCCTCGTCGCGGTCACCCCGGCGGCCGGCAATTCCGGCCCGTTCGGCGCGATCGTGCTTGGCGCCGTCGCCTCGCTGGTCTGCTATCTCGCGGTCGCCAAGATCAAGCCGGCGCTCGGTTATGACGACTCGCTCGACGCGTTCGGCATCCACGGCATCGGCGGCATGGTCGGCGCGATCGGCACCGCGATCGTCTACGCCCCGTCGCTCGGCGGGCCCGGCGGCGCCGACTATGCGATCGGCAGCCAGCTCGTCACCCAGGTCCTCGCCGTGCTGGCGACCATCGTCTGGGCCGCGATCGGCACCACCATCGCCATCTATGTCGCCAAGGCGCTCACCGGCCTCCGGGTCAGCCGCGAAGCCGAGATCGAGGGTCTCGACCTCTCGGAACATGGCGAGCGCGCCTACAACTACTGA
- a CDS encoding nitrogen regulatory protein P-II (PFAM: nitrogen regulatory protein P-II) has product MKLVIAIIKPFKLDEVRESLSSLGVQGMTVTEVKGFGRQKGQTEIYRGAEYSTNMVPKIKIEVVTTDDLANRVVEAIQQSANTGAIGDGKIFVLDVAQAVRIRTGETDDVAL; this is encoded by the coding sequence ATGAAACTCGTCATTGCCATCATCAAGCCGTTCAAGCTCGACGAGGTCAGGGAATCCCTGTCCAGCCTCGGCGTGCAGGGCATGACCGTGACCGAGGTCAAGGGCTTCGGGCGGCAGAAGGGCCAGACCGAAATCTACCGGGGGGCCGAATACAGCACCAACATGGTTCCGAAGATCAAGATCGAGGTGGTCACCACCGACGATCTGGCCAACCGGGTCGTCGAGGCGATCCAGCAGTCGGCCAACACCGGCGCGATCGGCGACGGCAAGATCTTCGTCCTCGACGTCGCGCAGGCGGTGCGGATCCGCACCGGCGAAACCGACGACGTCGCGCTCTGA
- a CDS encoding protein of unknown function DUF924 (PFAM: protein of unknown function DUF924), with protein sequence MTDPADGTAAILAYWFDELGPDRWWVRSKETDETIVERFEELWEEWRSRVPESFLGSPREALAGVILFDQFPRNMFRGHADAFSTDPLALAIAKGAVERGLDERLTPDERSFLYMPFQHSELLADQQRSLALFTALGNARSLDFAHEHHDMIARYGRFPARNAALGRADRPGEQAAIAMSRDW encoded by the coding sequence ATGACCGATCCGGCCGACGGCACCGCCGCGATCCTCGCTTATTGGTTCGATGAGCTCGGGCCCGATCGCTGGTGGGTGCGATCGAAGGAGACCGACGAGACGATCGTCGAGCGTTTCGAGGAATTGTGGGAGGAGTGGCGCAGCCGCGTCCCCGAAAGCTTCCTCGGCTCGCCGCGCGAGGCGCTGGCCGGCGTCATCCTGTTCGACCAGTTCCCGCGCAACATGTTCCGCGGCCATGCCGATGCCTTCTCGACCGACCCGCTCGCGCTGGCGATCGCGAAGGGTGCGGTCGAGCGCGGCCTCGACGAGCGGCTGACCCCCGACGAGCGCAGCTTCCTCTACATGCCGTTCCAGCATAGCGAGCTGCTCGCCGACCAGCAGCGCTCGCTGGCGCTGTTCACCGCGCTGGGCAATGCCCGGTCGCTCGACTTCGCCCACGAGCATCACGACATGATCGCCCGCTATGGCCGCTTTCCCGCGCGCAACGCCGCGCTCGGCCGCGCCGATCGTCCCGGCGAGCAGGCGGCGATCGCGATGAGCCGGGATTGGTGA
- a CDS encoding Patatin (PFAM: Patatin), producing MGIAVALGGGAALGWAHIGVLRALQDNGIPIRAAAGTSIGALAAVAYAAGKLDPLERIARSANWLRVLSYLDIHFRPGAMLGGRGIVRDLEMHFARLQFQELLIPSAAVACDLVAGTPVIIDRGPVNPAIMASIAIPGLFRPVQFDGKFLVDGGVVMPVPVAAARRIAPNYPVLSVNLQGDYHGRRVASAIRARPTRNHPSMAVVRASTMLLMSELARHSLALDPPDYALTLPVGHVEIHDFTRADELIAIGRRTVEAHIDDIRALVGRPPRRAGRR from the coding sequence ATGGGCATCGCGGTCGCGCTTGGCGGGGGAGCAGCGCTCGGCTGGGCGCATATCGGCGTGCTGCGCGCGTTGCAGGACAACGGCATCCCGATCCGCGCGGCGGCCGGCACCTCGATCGGCGCGCTCGCGGCGGTCGCCTATGCCGCGGGCAAGCTCGACCCGCTCGAACGCATCGCGCGCTCGGCCAACTGGCTGCGCGTCCTCTCCTATCTCGACATCCATTTCCGGCCGGGCGCGATGCTGGGCGGGCGCGGCATAGTGCGCGACCTGGAGATGCATTTCGCCCGGTTGCAGTTCCAGGAGCTGCTGATCCCCTCGGCGGCGGTCGCCTGCGACCTCGTCGCCGGAACGCCGGTGATCATCGACCGGGGGCCGGTCAATCCGGCGATCATGGCGTCGATCGCGATCCCCGGCCTGTTCCGGCCGGTGCAGTTCGACGGCAAGTTCCTGGTCGACGGCGGGGTGGTGATGCCGGTGCCAGTCGCGGCGGCGCGGCGGATCGCGCCGAACTATCCGGTGCTGTCGGTCAACCTGCAGGGCGATTATCACGGCCGCCGGGTCGCTTCGGCGATCCGCGCGCGGCCGACGCGCAACCATCCGTCGATGGCGGTCGTTCGTGCATCCACCATGTTGCTGATGTCCGAACTGGCGCGCCACTCGCTGGCGCTCGATCCGCCCGACTATGCGCTGACCCTGCCGGTCGGCCATGTCGAGATCCATGATTTCACGCGCGCCGACGAGCTGATCGCGATCGGCCGCCGCACGGTGGAGGCGCATATCGACGATATCCGCGCGCTGGTCGGCCGGCCGCCGCGCCGGGCGGGGCGGCGATGA
- a CDS encoding peptidase U62, modulator of DNA gyrase (PFAM: peptidase U62, modulator of DNA gyrase), with protein sequence MTILPADPRHFLYRDALDPDAALRLTAQTLQGCDDGELYLQYLSSESFGFDDGRLKTADYNTQAGFGLRGVSGETTAFAHANELSESAIIRAGETMSLLDPAAGSRAAPPRRTNSRLYTADDPLGLIPFARKVELCQQIDAAARARDPRVQQVSVGLSGSWSVVEIVRPDGFTAFDVRPLVRLNVSVVVEQNGRRETGFFGMGGRYLYDRLFEPAQWNRAIDEALHQAIVNLDAVAAPAGEMTVVCGPGWPGVLLHEAIGHGLEGDFNRKGTSAFSGRIGERVAAPGVTVVDDGSIADRRGSLTIDDEGTPTQCNVLIEDGILKGYIHDRLNARLMGVDPTGNGRRESYAHAPMPRMTNTFMYGGNDDPEEIIARAGNGIYAKSFGGGQVDITSGKFVFSCTEAYRIENGKLTVPIKGATLIGDGPSVLTKVTAIGNDMALDEGVGICGKGGQSVPAGVGQPTVMISALTVGGTAA encoded by the coding sequence ATGACCATTCTTCCCGCAGACCCCCGCCATTTCCTCTATCGCGACGCGCTCGATCCCGATGCCGCGCTGCGGCTCACCGCGCAGACGCTCCAGGGCTGCGACGACGGGGAGCTCTATCTGCAATATCTGTCGTCGGAGAGCTTCGGCTTCGACGACGGGCGGCTCAAGACCGCCGACTACAACACCCAGGCGGGCTTCGGCCTGCGCGGCGTGTCGGGCGAGACGACCGCCTTCGCCCATGCCAATGAGCTGAGCGAGTCCGCGATCATCCGCGCGGGCGAGACGATGAGCCTGCTCGATCCCGCCGCCGGCAGCCGCGCCGCGCCGCCGCGCCGCACCAACAGCCGGCTCTACACCGCCGACGATCCGCTCGGCCTGATCCCCTTCGCCCGCAAGGTCGAGCTGTGCCAGCAGATCGACGCCGCCGCCCGCGCCCGCGATCCGCGCGTCCAGCAGGTCTCGGTCGGGCTGTCGGGATCGTGGAGCGTGGTCGAGATCGTCCGCCCCGACGGCTTCACCGCCTTCGACGTGCGCCCGCTCGTCCGCCTCAACGTCTCGGTCGTGGTCGAGCAGAACGGCCGGCGCGAGACCGGCTTCTTCGGCATGGGCGGCCGCTATCTCTACGACCGGCTGTTCGAGCCGGCGCAGTGGAACCGCGCGATCGACGAGGCGCTGCACCAGGCGATCGTCAACCTCGACGCGGTCGCCGCGCCGGCGGGCGAGATGACCGTGGTCTGCGGTCCCGGCTGGCCCGGCGTGCTGCTGCACGAGGCGATCGGCCACGGCCTGGAAGGCGACTTCAACCGCAAGGGCACCTCGGCCTTCTCCGGCCGGATCGGCGAGCGGGTCGCCGCCCCCGGCGTCACCGTCGTCGACGACGGATCGATCGCCGACCGGCGCGGGTCGCTGACCATCGACGACGAGGGCACGCCGACCCAGTGCAACGTGCTGATCGAGGACGGCATCCTCAAGGGCTATATCCACGACCGGCTCAACGCCCGGCTGATGGGCGTCGATCCGACCGGCAACGGCCGGCGCGAAAGCTATGCCCATGCGCCGATGCCGCGCATGACCAACACCTTCATGTACGGCGGCAACGACGATCCCGAGGAGATCATCGCCCGCGCCGGTAACGGCATCTACGCCAAGAGCTTCGGCGGCGGCCAGGTCGACATCACCAGCGGCAAGTTCGTCTTCTCCTGCACCGAGGCGTACAGGATCGAGAACGGCAAGCTGACCGTGCCGATCAAGGGCGCGACGCTGATCGGCGACGGCCCGTCGGTGCTGACCAAGGTCACCGCGATCGGCAACGACATGGCGCTCGACGAGGGCGTCGGCATCTGCGGCAAGGGCGGCCAGTCGGTCCCCGCCGGGGTGGGCCAGCCGACCGTGATGATCTCGGCGCTGACCGTCGGCGGCACGGCGGCCTGA
- a CDS encoding Sporulation domain protein (PFAM: Sporulation domain protein) — protein MKREDERVRTTGTKTAAAWTAAIATALLLAGCGRKAVKTASAPPPAAAAPRPQPPAGATENFRLPDGDGKGGYRTVNAGVSDAEAMWHLRSALNVAALSCDRTGKTGITANYNKLLGHQRKALAAAYKAEGARFGSASATDAHVTQVYNFFAQPPAQARFCAVATGVAAEAAALPAEKLAGFAPGALDRLAAPFSEFYDAYARYKVELAAWEKGDHGPARAATAFAMAPATTTVATAAAASGPPWRIQLGAYSGDRAARDAWTRIRQRMKGAADFEPHYEDVPASRLVRVRIGPVTDRAQAIALCAAAAGAGLDCLPVPPRA, from the coding sequence ATGAAGCGGGAGGATGAGCGGGTGCGGACGACAGGGACCAAGACAGCCGCCGCCTGGACGGCGGCGATCGCGACGGCGCTGCTGCTGGCGGGGTGCGGCAGGAAGGCGGTGAAGACGGCATCGGCCCCGCCGCCGGCAGCCGCGGCGCCCCGCCCGCAGCCGCCGGCGGGCGCGACCGAGAACTTCCGCCTGCCCGACGGCGACGGCAAGGGCGGCTACCGTACCGTCAACGCCGGCGTCTCCGACGCCGAGGCGATGTGGCACCTGCGCTCGGCGCTCAACGTCGCGGCGCTGAGCTGCGACCGGACCGGCAAGACCGGCATCACCGCCAATTACAACAAGCTGCTCGGCCACCAGCGCAAGGCGCTCGCCGCCGCCTACAAGGCCGAGGGCGCGCGCTTCGGCAGCGCATCGGCCACCGACGCGCACGTCACCCAGGTCTATAACTTCTTCGCCCAGCCGCCCGCCCAGGCGCGCTTCTGCGCGGTCGCGACCGGCGTCGCCGCCGAGGCCGCCGCGCTGCCGGCCGAGAAGCTGGCCGGCTTCGCGCCGGGCGCGCTCGACCGGCTCGCCGCGCCCTTCAGCGAATTCTACGACGCCTATGCCCGCTACAAGGTCGAACTCGCGGCGTGGGAGAAGGGCGACCATGGCCCGGCGCGCGCGGCGACGGCCTTCGCGATGGCCCCCGCGACGACGACGGTCGCGACGGCCGCCGCCGCGTCCGGCCCGCCCTGGCGCATCCAGCTCGGCGCCTATTCGGGCGACCGCGCCGCCCGCGACGCCTGGACCAGGATCCGCCAGCGGATGAAGGGCGCCGCCGATTTCGAACCGCATTACGAGGACGTCCCCGCCAGCCGGCTCGTCCGCGTCCGCATCGGCCCGGTCACCGACCGCGCCCAGGCGATCGCCCTCTGCGCCGCCGCCGCGGGTGCCGGGCTCGACTGCCTGCCGGTGCCGCCCAGGGCGTGA
- a CDS encoding ABC transporter related (PFAM: ABC transporter related~SMART: AAA ATPase): MAGRPGHPPLHRSPAAAMPPAMSDAAISIRGLSKIYKGGKQALFDVDLDIPRGQIFGLLGPNGAGKSTTINILAGLVNKTAGQVSIWGFDIDKDPRNAKASIGIVPQEIVFDPFFTPRETLDNQAGFYGIPKNKRLTDELLRAVHLDDKADAYARSLSGGMKRRLLVAKAMVHSPPVLVLDEPTAGVDVELRQQLWEYVRELNASGVTVVLTTHYLEEAEELCDRIAIINHGRVIANEPTRELVGKAQEKAVSVTVDRDLDKAPDAICFDKVELKGSRTLVITYSKDKVNAGEVLAAVQKNGLGIVDVSTQEADLEDVFLALTRAG; this comes from the coding sequence ATGGCCGGCCGCCCCGGTCATCCCCCTTTGCACCGGAGCCCCGCAGCCGCTATGCCCCCCGCCATGAGCGACGCGGCGATCAGCATCCGAGGGCTTTCCAAGATCTACAAGGGCGGCAAGCAGGCCCTATTCGACGTCGACCTGGACATTCCGCGCGGCCAGATCTTCGGGCTGCTCGGCCCCAACGGCGCGGGCAAGTCGACGACGATCAACATCCTAGCCGGGCTGGTCAACAAGACCGCCGGGCAGGTGTCGATCTGGGGCTTCGACATCGACAAGGACCCGCGCAACGCCAAGGCGTCGATCGGCATCGTGCCGCAGGAGATCGTGTTCGATCCCTTCTTCACCCCGCGCGAGACGCTCGACAACCAGGCCGGCTTCTACGGCATCCCGAAGAACAAGCGGCTGACCGACGAGCTGCTGCGCGCCGTCCACCTCGACGACAAGGCCGACGCCTATGCGCGGTCGCTGTCGGGCGGCATGAAGCGCCGGCTGCTGGTCGCCAAGGCGATGGTCCATTCGCCGCCGGTGCTGGTGCTCGACGAGCCGACCGCCGGCGTCGACGTCGAGCTGCGCCAGCAGCTCTGGGAATATGTGCGCGAGCTCAACGCCAGCGGCGTGACGGTGGTGCTGACCACCCATTATCTGGAGGAAGCCGAGGAGCTCTGCGACCGGATCGCGATCATCAACCATGGCCGGGTGATCGCCAACGAGCCGACCCGCGAGCTGGTCGGCAAGGCGCAGGAGAAGGCGGTGTCGGTCACGGTCGACCGCGATCTCGACAAGGCGCCCGACGCGATCTGCTTCGACAAGGTCGAGCTGAAGGGCAGCCGCACCCTCGTCATCACCTATTCCAAGGACAAGGTGAATGCGGGCGAGGTGCTGGCGGCGGTCCAGAAGAACGGGCTCGGCATCGTCGACGTTTCCACCCAGGAAGCCGACCTGGAGGATGTCTTCCTGGCTTTGACGCGCGCGGGGTAA
- a CDS encoding L-aspartate oxidase (TIGRFAM: L-aspartate oxidase~PFAM: fumarate reductase/succinate dehydrogenase flavoprotein domain protein; FAD dependent oxidoreductase; FAD-dependent pyridine nucleotide-disulphide oxidoreductase) produces the protein MTEHSFDVVVIGSGAAGLTAALNLADRFRVGVLAKAGISDGSTAWAQGGIAAVLEPGDTFESHIEDTMIAGAGLNDRRSVEFVVEHAPRAIEKLAGLGVPFNPGGEGPEDRWHLTREGGHSHRRIVHVDDATGQAVQLALEKAAVAHPNITLFPDRAAIDLITGRHGERYSGDGHVWGVYAVDRKTGAIETFTGRATVLATGGASRAYLFSTSPRGATGDGIAMAWRAGCRVSNMEFMQFHPTCLYHLEVKNFLITEAMRGEGGQLKLPTNGRRFMPRFDKRAELAPRDIVARAIDHEIKRLGLDYVHLDISHQPAEFVIGHFPTIHAKLLGLGIDITKEPIPIVPAAHYTCGGVMVDLDGRTDLPGLYAAGEVTQSGLHGANRLASNSLLECFVFGDAAAEHIKAHFDDMPPPPPIRPWDESRVTDSDEEVIVQHNWREIRRFMWDYVGIVRTTKRLERAQHRIALLRQEVADYYGNFRVTSDLIELRNLLDVADLIVRSALHRKESRGLHYTLDFPDMLDEAKDTILVP, from the coding sequence ATGACCGAACATTCATTCGACGTCGTCGTGATCGGATCGGGCGCCGCGGGTCTCACCGCCGCGCTCAACCTGGCCGATCGCTTCAGGGTGGGGGTGCTCGCCAAGGCCGGCATCTCCGACGGATCGACCGCGTGGGCGCAAGGCGGCATCGCCGCCGTGCTCGAACCGGGCGACACCTTCGAATCGCACATCGAGGACACGATGATCGCGGGCGCGGGGCTCAACGACCGCCGCTCGGTCGAGTTCGTCGTCGAACATGCGCCCCGCGCGATCGAGAAGCTCGCGGGGCTCGGCGTCCCCTTCAACCCCGGCGGCGAAGGGCCCGAGGATCGCTGGCACCTGACCCGCGAGGGCGGGCACAGCCACCGCCGCATCGTCCATGTCGACGACGCGACCGGCCAGGCCGTCCAGCTCGCGCTCGAGAAGGCGGCGGTCGCGCACCCCAACATCACCCTGTTCCCCGACCGCGCCGCGATCGACCTGATCACCGGCCGCCATGGCGAGCGCTATTCGGGCGACGGCCATGTCTGGGGCGTCTATGCGGTCGACCGCAAGACCGGCGCGATCGAGACCTTCACCGGCCGCGCGACCGTGCTGGCGACCGGCGGCGCCAGCCGCGCCTATCTCTTCTCCACCTCGCCGCGCGGCGCCACCGGCGACGGCATCGCCATGGCGTGGCGCGCGGGCTGCCGCGTCTCCAACATGGAGTTCATGCAGTTCCACCCGACCTGCCTCTACCATCTGGAGGTCAAGAATTTCCTGATCACCGAGGCGATGCGCGGCGAGGGCGGGCAATTGAAGCTGCCGACCAACGGCCGCCGCTTCATGCCGCGCTTCGACAAGCGGGCCGAGCTGGCGCCGCGCGACATCGTCGCCCGCGCGATCGACCATGAGATCAAGCGGCTCGGCCTCGACTATGTCCATCTCGACATCAGCCACCAGCCGGCCGAGTTCGTCATCGGCCATTTCCCGACGATCCACGCCAAGCTGCTGGGCCTGGGCATCGACATCACCAAGGAGCCGATCCCGATCGTCCCCGCCGCCCACTACACCTGCGGCGGCGTGATGGTCGATCTCGACGGGCGGACCGACCTGCCCGGCCTCTACGCGGCGGGCGAGGTCACCCAGTCGGGGCTGCACGGGGCGAACCGCCTCGCCTCCAACTCGCTCCTCGAATGCTTCGTGTTCGGCGACGCCGCCGCCGAGCACATCAAGGCGCATTTCGACGACATGCCCCCACCCCCGCCGATCCGGCCGTGGGACGAGAGCCGCGTCACCGATTCCGACGAGGAGGTGATCGTCCAGCACAACTGGCGCGAGATCCGCCGCTTCATGTGGGACTATGTCGGCATCGTCCGGACGACCAAGCGGCTCGAACGCGCGCAGCACCGCATCGCCCTGCTGCGGCAGGAGGTCGCCGACTATTACGGCAATTTCCGCGTCACCTCCGACCTGATCGAGCTGCGCAACCTGCTCGACGTCGCCGACCTGATCGTGCGATCGGCGCTCCACCGCAAGGAGAGCCGGGGCCTGCACTACACGCTCGACTTCCCCGACATGCTCGACGAGGCGAAGGACACCATCCTGGTCCCTTGA